A genomic region of Nodularia sp. LEGE 06071 contains the following coding sequences:
- the thiL gene encoding thiamine-phosphate kinase codes for MTKVKDIGEQGVLEKLQRFCPPGMIGDDAAVLLTAPDQSLVVTTDVLVDGVHFSNVTTSPEDAGWRAVAANLSDLAAMGADPLGITVGLGLPGEVMVSWVERLYQGMTECLQKYNSVIVGGDIVRSPVTTLSITAFGQVQPQRIIRRSAAQVGDAIVVTGVHGASHAGLQLLLHPELKQNLSDTEQRTLITAHQRPQPRLDVLPILWEILASYPPFTHPPITGMDSSDGLADAILQICRASSVGAILEARKIPLPATFSHWLTPEQALEYALYGGEDFELVLCLPAVLAHTLVTKLGKSAAIVGTITTGSQVILHDQHKKLPNQVLTLSRGFQHFTS; via the coding sequence ATGACTAAAGTTAAAGATATTGGCGAACAAGGTGTTTTAGAAAAATTGCAGCGTTTCTGTCCCCCAGGAATGATTGGCGATGATGCAGCAGTACTTTTAACTGCACCAGATCAATCTTTAGTAGTGACAACAGATGTCCTCGTTGATGGCGTGCATTTTAGTAATGTCACCACATCCCCAGAAGATGCTGGTTGGCGGGCTGTGGCTGCTAATTTATCCGATTTGGCAGCAATGGGTGCTGATCCTCTAGGAATTACTGTCGGTTTGGGACTACCTGGCGAAGTAATGGTGAGTTGGGTTGAGCGCTTATACCAGGGCATGACAGAATGCCTCCAGAAATACAATAGCGTAATTGTGGGCGGTGACATTGTGCGATCGCCTGTAACAACTCTTTCCATCACCGCCTTTGGTCAAGTTCAGCCCCAGAGGATTATCCGTCGTTCTGCCGCTCAAGTGGGTGATGCGATCGTCGTCACAGGTGTTCACGGAGCATCCCACGCAGGCTTACAATTGCTCTTGCATCCCGAATTAAAGCAAAACCTCAGCGATACAGAACAAAGGACGCTGATCACAGCCCACCAGCGTCCGCAACCAAGATTAGATGTTTTACCCATACTTTGGGAAATTCTCGCATCCTACCCCCCATTTACCCATCCCCCCATCACCGGCATGGACAGCAGCGACGGCTTGGCAGATGCGATTTTGCAAATTTGCCGTGCTAGTAGTGTTGGCGCTATCCTAGAAGCCAGAAAAATCCCCTTACCAGCAACTTTTAGCCACTGGCTAACACCAGAACAAGCTTTAGAATATGCCCTTTACGGCGGTGAAGACTTTGAATTAGTCCTGTGCTTACCAGCAGTTCTCGCCCATACTTTAGTGACAAAACTCGGTAAAAGCGCCGCTATAGTTGGAACTATTACAACCGGTTCCCAAGTCATACTGCACGACCAACATAAAAAACTCCCCAACCAAGTTTTAACTCTCAGCCGGGGATTTCAACATTTCACTTCATAG
- a CDS encoding peptidylprolyl isomerase, whose product MLHLSYSIMFNILKSWLKHSLMAILLVTIFLGISAAGWTPPSNAALPSGNAITEGKALLRYALPIENKPVRRLQGSLEDISTQLRANRRWGAISSDLKTATRILDQPNQILASVPEERQPQAEAWIAELKSGVDSLQEAVKVKDKEQIFAGRNKLLDIVTQLEESMVTEFPFEVPAEYHNLPQLKGRATVVMKTNKGDLTMVLDGYSAPVTAGNFVDLVQRGFYDGLEFTRSEESYVLQTGDPPGKEVGFIDPKTGKYRAVPLEVLVEGDEEPTYGITLEEAGRYLDMPVLPFSSFGALAMARPETEANGGSSQFFFFLFEPELTPAGRNLLDGRYAVFGYLTEGKEILDQLKEGDKIESATVVQGIENLVQPQA is encoded by the coding sequence ATGTTGCATTTGAGTTATTCCATCATGTTTAACATATTAAAATCCTGGCTGAAGCACAGCCTAATGGCAATATTGTTAGTAACAATATTTTTAGGCATAAGTGCAGCTGGCTGGACTCCTCCTAGTAACGCCGCCCTGCCATCTGGAAATGCAATTACTGAGGGCAAGGCTTTATTAAGGTATGCACTCCCCATAGAGAATAAACCAGTCCGGCGACTGCAAGGCAGTTTAGAAGATATCTCCACCCAACTGCGGGCAAATCGGCGGTGGGGTGCTATCTCTAGCGACCTGAAAACAGCCACACGCATTCTCGATCAACCTAACCAAATCCTAGCAAGCGTTCCCGAAGAACGCCAACCCCAAGCCGAAGCTTGGATTGCTGAGTTGAAATCCGGTGTTGATTCACTGCAAGAAGCGGTAAAAGTTAAAGACAAAGAACAAATTTTTGCAGGTAGAAACAAACTGCTGGATATAGTCACCCAGTTAGAAGAGTCAATGGTGACTGAATTTCCCTTTGAAGTGCCTGCTGAGTATCATAACCTCCCTCAACTCAAAGGGCGGGCCACAGTGGTAATGAAAACCAACAAAGGCGACCTGACTATGGTGCTAGATGGTTATAGCGCCCCTGTCACAGCTGGCAACTTTGTCGATTTAGTGCAGCGAGGTTTTTATGACGGCTTAGAATTTACCCGTTCTGAAGAATCTTACGTCCTTCAAACCGGAGATCCTCCAGGAAAAGAAGTAGGTTTCATTGATCCAAAAACTGGCAAATACCGTGCCGTTCCTTTAGAAGTCTTGGTTGAAGGCGACGAGGAACCCACCTATGGTATTACTCTCGAAGAAGCTGGGCGTTATCTTGATATGCCAGTTCTGCCTTTTTCTTCCTTTGGCGCATTGGCGATGGCTCGCCCGGAAACTGAAGCAAATGGAGGTTCTTCGCAATTTTTCTTCTTTTTGTTTGAGCCAGAACTTACTCCGGCGGGACGAAACCTGTTAGACGGTCGCTATGCCGTTTTTGGCTATCTCACCGAAGGCAAAGAAATTTTGGATCAGCTCAAGGAAGGTGACAAAATTGAATCAGCGACTGTGGTTCAAGGAATCGAAAATTTAGTTCAGCCCCAAGCTTAG
- a CDS encoding proline--tRNA ligase produces the protein MRLSQMLFVTLRDDPADAEIPSHKLLLRAGYIRRIGSGIYAYLPLMWRVLQKVSQIVREEMNATGAQECLLPQLQPAELWKESGRWDTYTKAEGIMFSLIDRREQQLGLGPTHEEVITTVARDMIRSYRQLPLHLYQIQTKFRDEIRPRFGLMRGREFIMKDGYSFHVDEVSLKETYQDMYQAYSNMLRRSGLAFRAVEADSGAIGGSGSTEFMVLADAGEDDVLYTEDGKYAANVEKAVSLAIDAEVSPFTSYEKRETPGTETIEKVCTLLKCSPTQIVKNVLYQTVYDNGITVLVLVNIRGDQEVNEVKLQNELTKLAANYGAKAIISLDVPNAEMQQTWAAKSLPLGYIAPDIADEYISANKQFSSQFLRLVDKTAVDLKNFVTGADETGYHVVGANWGEHFPLPNTIVDIRKARPGDRAVHNTEQTLQTARGIEVGHIFQLGTKYSQAMGATYTNEQGEENPLFMGCYGVGVSRLAQSAVEQSYDKDGIIWPVAIAPYHAIVTIPNIKDAQQLEIAQKLYTELNKAGVETLLDDRDERAGVKFKDADLIGIPYRIVTGRAINNGKVEIVKRATRETQEIAIEEVVNTLQQWIKTAIEG, from the coding sequence ATGCGACTGTCACAAATGTTATTCGTCACACTCAGGGATGATCCGGCTGATGCTGAGATTCCCAGCCATAAACTCTTACTCCGGGCGGGTTACATTCGTCGCATCGGTAGCGGTATTTATGCTTATCTGCCTTTGATGTGGCGGGTATTACAAAAAGTTTCCCAAATTGTCCGCGAAGAAATGAACGCCACAGGCGCACAAGAATGTCTCTTACCCCAATTACAACCGGCTGAGTTGTGGAAGGAGTCGGGACGCTGGGACACCTACACCAAAGCCGAGGGAATTATGTTTTCCCTCATCGACCGTCGGGAGCAACAATTAGGATTAGGTCCGACTCATGAGGAAGTGATCACGACTGTTGCTCGTGATATGATTCGCTCTTATCGCCAACTACCGTTACATTTATATCAAATTCAAACGAAATTCCGCGATGAAATTCGCCCCCGTTTTGGGTTGATGCGGGGAAGAGAATTTATTATGAAAGACGGCTACTCTTTCCATGTGGATGAAGTCAGCCTCAAGGAAACCTACCAAGATATGTATCAAGCCTATAGCAATATGCTCCGCCGTTCTGGTTTAGCATTCCGGGCTGTGGAAGCTGATTCTGGGGCAATTGGCGGTTCTGGTTCGACAGAATTTATGGTGTTGGCGGATGCGGGAGAAGATGACGTTCTCTACACTGAAGATGGCAAATATGCTGCTAACGTCGAAAAAGCCGTTTCTTTAGCCATTGATGCGGAAGTTTCACCGTTTACAAGCTATGAAAAACGAGAAACACCAGGAACGGAAACCATAGAAAAAGTTTGTACTTTGCTCAAATGTTCTCCTACGCAAATTGTTAAAAATGTCCTTTACCAAACAGTTTATGATAATGGGATAACGGTTTTGGTATTGGTGAATATCCGGGGTGATCAGGAAGTCAATGAAGTCAAGTTGCAGAATGAATTGACCAAACTAGCTGCTAATTATGGTGCTAAAGCTATTATTTCTTTGGATGTACCCAATGCCGAAATGCAGCAAACATGGGCAGCTAAATCTTTACCTTTAGGTTATATTGCGCCTGATATTGCAGATGAGTATATTTCTGCTAATAAACAGTTTTCTTCCCAGTTTCTGCGGTTGGTAGATAAAACAGCCGTTGATTTAAAAAACTTTGTTACAGGTGCAGATGAAACTGGCTATCACGTAGTTGGTGCTAATTGGGGAGAGCATTTCCCACTACCAAATACAATAGTAGATATACGTAAAGCTAGACCAGGCGATCGCGCGGTTCACAACACTGAACAAACTCTACAAACAGCCAGAGGAATTGAAGTCGGTCATATTTTCCAACTGGGTACGAAATATTCTCAAGCGATGGGCGCAACCTATACAAATGAACAAGGTGAAGAAAATCCTCTATTCATGGGTTGCTATGGGGTGGGTGTATCCAGGTTGGCACAATCGGCTGTAGAGCAATCTTATGATAAAGATGGGATTATTTGGCCAGTAGCGATCGCACCTTATCATGCGATCGTCACAATTCCCAACATCAAAGATGCTCAACAACTCGAAATCGCCCAAAAACTTTACACTGAACTAAACAAAGCAGGCGTAGAAACATTACTCGATGACCGAGACGAACGCGCGGGGGTAAAATTCAAAGATGCCGATTTAATTGGTATACCTTACAGAATAGTTACAGGTCGAGCGATTAACAACGGCAAAGTAGAAATAGTAAAACGCGCCACCCGTGAAACTCAAGAAATCGCTATTGAGGAAGTTGTCAACACACTCCAACAGTGGATTAAAACAGCGATAGAAGGATAA
- a CDS encoding type I glyceraldehyde-3-phosphate dehydrogenase: protein MIRVAINGFGRIGRNFARCWVGRENSNIELIAINDTSDPRTNAHLLKYDSMLGKLRNADITADDNSIIVNGKTIKCVSDRNPENLPWKDWGIDLIIEATGVFTSRDGAQKHINAGAKKVLITAPGKNEDGTFVMGVNHHDYDHNKHHVISNASCTTNCLAPIAKVLNDKFGIIKGTMTTTHSYTGDQRLLDASHRDLRRARAAAINIVPTSTGAAKAVALVIPDLKGKLNGVALRVPTPNVSMVDFVVQVEKRTITEEVNQALKDASEGSLKGILDYSELQLVSSDYQGTDASSIIDSSLTIVMGNDLVKVMAWYDNEWGYSQRVLDLAELVATKWA, encoded by the coding sequence GTGATTAGAGTCGCAATAAACGGTTTTGGGCGTATTGGACGTAACTTTGCACGCTGCTGGGTAGGCAGAGAAAATAGCAACATTGAGCTGATAGCTATTAACGACACATCAGACCCTAGAACCAATGCTCACCTCCTAAAGTATGACTCAATGCTTGGGAAGTTAAGGAATGCTGACATTACCGCCGATGATAACTCAATCATCGTTAACGGTAAGACCATCAAATGCGTATCGGATCGCAACCCGGAAAACTTGCCGTGGAAAGACTGGGGAATTGACCTGATTATCGAAGCAACAGGCGTATTTACCAGTCGGGATGGCGCACAGAAGCATATAAATGCGGGAGCCAAAAAAGTTCTGATCACTGCTCCTGGTAAAAACGAGGATGGGACTTTTGTGATGGGCGTGAATCATCACGACTATGACCATAACAAGCACCACGTCATTAGTAACGCCAGCTGTACTACTAATTGCTTGGCTCCCATAGCCAAAGTGTTGAACGATAAATTTGGGATCATCAAAGGCACGATGACCACCACCCACAGCTACACTGGTGACCAGCGCTTGCTAGACGCTTCTCACCGGGATTTGCGACGGGCTAGGGCAGCAGCTATTAACATTGTTCCCACCTCCACTGGTGCGGCTAAAGCAGTAGCGCTGGTAATCCCAGACCTGAAAGGTAAGCTGAATGGTGTGGCTTTACGAGTACCTACCCCAAATGTCTCAATGGTAGATTTCGTAGTTCAGGTTGAGAAGCGTACTATTACTGAAGAAGTTAATCAAGCGCTCAAAGATGCCTCGGAAGGTTCACTCAAAGGCATTTTGGACTACAGCGAACTACAACTGGTATCTTCCGATTATCAAGGTACTGATGCTTCTTCTATTATCGATTCCAGCTTGACCATCGTCATGGGTAATGACTTGGTGAAAGTTATGGCGTGGTATGACAATGAGTGGGGTTACAGCCAACGAGTTCTAGATTTGGCAGAACTAGTAGCCACAAAGTGGGCTTAG
- a CDS encoding GerMN domain-containing protein: MNDQQGSKRISSGVIAAVSAAVVAVGGGVAWLASNQSPTSNPSHTITQPNQPAITQPGQEQTPSVYWLKSNPTSFDLVPQPVQIAATQPNQVLENAFQALLAGPTEGTDSTTIPQGTKLLGLKRENDEVHVNLSNDFTQGGGSASMIGRIGQVVYTATTLDPNAKVYIEVDGEQLDILGGEGVELQQPLTRESFEQNYQL, from the coding sequence ATGAACGACCAACAAGGATCTAAGCGAATTTCTTCAGGTGTAATTGCAGCAGTCTCAGCAGCAGTTGTAGCGGTGGGTGGTGGTGTAGCTTGGCTTGCTTCCAACCAGTCTCCTACATCCAACCCATCTCATACCATCACCCAGCCCAATCAGCCAGCAATTACTCAGCCAGGACAAGAACAAACACCTAGTGTCTATTGGCTAAAATCAAATCCCACCAGTTTCGATTTGGTTCCCCAGCCAGTTCAAATAGCTGCTACACAACCCAATCAAGTTTTAGAAAATGCTTTCCAAGCTTTATTAGCCGGACCAACAGAAGGCACAGATTCTACAACCATTCCCCAAGGAACCAAGTTGCTGGGGCTGAAGAGGGAAAATGATGAAGTTCACGTTAATTTATCTAACGATTTTACTCAGGGCGGCGGTAGTGCCTCGATGATCGGTCGCATCGGACAAGTTGTTTATACTGCTACAACATTAGATCCAAACGCTAAAGTATACATTGAGGTAGACGGGGAACAGTTGGATATTTTAGGTGGCGAAGGTGTGGAGTTGCAACAGCCATTGACTCGTGAAAGCTTTGAGCAAAACTATCAGCTTTAG
- the nadD gene encoding nicotinate (nicotinamide) nucleotide adenylyltransferase, which produces MQQIGIFGGTFDPIHWGHLLVAQTALDQVPLEKIIWVPSLNPPYKKAVLWEHRWEMLKLAITDNQAFTVSLVEAKRSGTSYAINTLMDLSSCYANTHWYWILGLDAFKTLPRWYRGNELAQMCDWLIAPRLLGGETIAQSELICKQVEQELRERSLSIRWQLLNIPLVGISSSLVRQLCREGQSIRYLVPESVRSYITTHSLYSGKSE; this is translated from the coding sequence ATGCAGCAAATAGGAATCTTTGGTGGCACATTTGATCCAATTCATTGGGGACACTTGCTCGTAGCCCAAACAGCTTTGGATCAAGTACCCCTGGAAAAGATAATTTGGGTGCCATCACTAAACCCTCCTTATAAAAAAGCAGTTTTGTGGGAACATCGCTGGGAAATGCTGAAATTAGCGATCACAGATAATCAAGCATTTACTGTCTCCCTAGTAGAAGCAAAACGCTCTGGGACTTCCTATGCCATCAATACCTTGATGGACTTATCTAGTTGTTATGCAAATACTCACTGGTACTGGATTTTGGGTTTGGATGCATTTAAAACCTTACCCCGTTGGTACCGTGGAAACGAACTAGCACAAATGTGTGATTGGTTAATTGCCCCCCGACTGCTAGGTGGTGAGACTATAGCTCAAAGCGAGCTAATCTGCAAGCAAGTAGAGCAAGAACTCCGAGAGCGATCGCTCTCTATTCGCTGGCAATTATTGAATATACCTTTAGTAGGGATTTCGTCAAGTCTAGTTCGTCAACTTTGCCGCGAAGGCCAGTCAATTCGCTATTTAGTCCCAGAATCGGTCAGATCCTACATCACGACTCACAGCCTTTACTCAGGTAAATCTGAATAA
- the efp gene encoding elongation factor P, translating into MISSNDFRPGVSIVLDGNVWRVVEFLHVKPGKGSAFVRTKLKSVQSGSVVEKTFRAGETVPQANLEKSTMQHTYKEGEELVFMDMETYEESRLTVAQIGDRVKYLKEGMEVNVIRWGEQVLEVELPNSVVLEIVQTDPGIKGDTATGGTKPATLETGATVMVPLFVAQGERIKIDTREDKYLGRE; encoded by the coding sequence ATGATATCTAGTAACGACTTTCGACCCGGTGTGTCCATTGTATTAGACGGGAATGTATGGCGAGTGGTCGAATTCCTCCACGTTAAGCCAGGCAAAGGCTCTGCCTTTGTGCGGACAAAACTCAAAAGCGTCCAAAGTGGCAGCGTTGTCGAAAAAACCTTCCGAGCTGGGGAAACAGTACCTCAAGCGAATCTGGAAAAAAGCACGATGCAGCATACCTATAAAGAGGGCGAAGAGCTAGTCTTTATGGATATGGAAACCTACGAAGAAAGCAGATTAACCGTGGCGCAAATTGGCGATCGCGTAAAATACCTCAAAGAAGGTATGGAAGTTAATGTGATTCGTTGGGGTGAGCAAGTGCTAGAAGTGGAACTACCCAACTCTGTAGTTTTGGAAATTGTCCAAACAGATCCAGGTATCAAAGGTGATACGGCTACAGGTGGAACTAAACCAGCTACTCTGGAAACAGGAGCAACTGTCATGGTTCCATTGTTTGTTGCTCAAGGCGAACGTATCAAAATTGATACTCGTGAAGATAAATATCTCGGCAGGGAATAA
- a CDS encoding XisI protein encodes MDKLEKYRNYIENILKEYSQYKPSYGDVELQLVIDRENNHYQLMTVGWDGEKRIHGIMLHIDIKDRKIWIQHNGTEKRIAQDLLDLGVPKQDIVLAFHSPMRRKYTDFAVS; translated from the coding sequence ATGGATAAATTAGAAAAATATCGTAATTACATTGAAAATATACTCAAAGAATACAGTCAATATAAACCCTCTTATGGAGATGTAGAACTACAGTTAGTTATTGATAGAGAAAATAACCATTATCAGCTAATGACTGTAGGTTGGGATGGAGAAAAACGCATTCACGGAATTATGCTACATATTGATATTAAAGATCGGAAAATTTGGATACAACATAATGGAACTGAGAAGAGAATTGCTCAAGATTTATTAGATTTAGGTGTACCCAAACAAGATATTGTTTTAGCCTTTCACTCACCAATGAGAAGAAAGTATACAGATTTTGCTGTCAGTTAA
- a CDS encoding 1-acyl-sn-glycerol-3-phosphate acyltransferase: protein MPDIIYQAQAPLEFIPPAFNPLVLKGFHLLLPSWINWQTAITQIEADNVEVLVDLYRQFQEGKVRFLLAFRHPKTEDPFCLTYLFSQLVPKVARKQNTALQLPIHAHFIYDRGIPLWAGSYVGWMASRLGGTSIQRGKADWTGLRSARDLFANGQFPMAAAPEGATNGLSEFISPLEPGIAQLGFWCAEDLQKQERSEQVLIVPVGIKYDYVAAPWSAIADLLTQLEAASGLVVHSGQQNEVSCLESLYPRLLTLAEHLLSLMEQFYTRFYHQKLPDAKTLAAETSERNAALVMRLQALLDTALRISEEYFNLLSKGQLSDRCRRVEQAGWNYIFREEFKDIKALSPVEKALGDRVAEEAHSRMWHMRLVESFVAVSGSYIREKPTAERFAETTLILWKMVARIKGDKLGQMPQLGKQRVKITIGEPISVSERYPAYKENRLAAKKAVADLTNDLQQELENLI, encoded by the coding sequence TTGCCAGATATAATTTATCAAGCACAAGCACCCCTAGAATTTATTCCTCCAGCCTTCAATCCCTTGGTTCTGAAAGGCTTTCATCTGTTGCTACCGAGTTGGATTAACTGGCAAACAGCTATTACCCAAATTGAAGCAGATAATGTAGAGGTGTTGGTGGATCTTTATCGCCAGTTTCAAGAGGGTAAAGTCCGCTTTTTGTTGGCATTTCGCCATCCTAAAACAGAAGATCCCTTTTGCTTGACTTACTTGTTTTCTCAACTCGTGCCAAAAGTAGCACGAAAGCAGAACACAGCGCTACAGTTGCCGATTCATGCTCATTTTATCTATGATCGCGGCATTCCTCTATGGGCAGGTTCTTACGTGGGTTGGATGGCTTCGCGTTTGGGTGGGACTTCGATTCAACGGGGTAAGGCTGACTGGACGGGGTTACGTTCGGCGCGTGATTTGTTTGCTAATGGTCAATTCCCGATGGCCGCTGCGCCAGAAGGTGCTACGAATGGTTTGTCGGAATTTATCAGCCCCTTGGAACCGGGTATCGCCCAATTAGGCTTTTGGTGTGCGGAAGATTTGCAAAAGCAGGAACGCTCGGAACAAGTTTTAATTGTACCAGTTGGGATTAAATATGATTATGTGGCTGCGCCTTGGAGTGCGATCGCGGATCTGTTAACCCAATTAGAAGCGGCCAGTGGTTTGGTAGTGCATTCGGGACAGCAAAATGAGGTGAGTTGTCTGGAGTCACTTTATCCCAGGTTGTTGACCTTAGCAGAACACTTACTTTCGTTGATGGAACAGTTTTACACGCGGTTTTATCATCAAAAGTTGCCGGATGCTAAAACTTTAGCCGCAGAAACTAGCGAACGCAATGCCGCTTTAGTTATGCGGTTGCAAGCTTTATTAGATACAGCTTTACGCATATCTGAGGAATATTTTAACTTACTATCCAAAGGACAATTAAGCGATCGCTGTCGGCGGGTAGAACAGGCTGGTTGGAATTATATATTTAGAGAAGAGTTTAAGGATATCAAAGCATTATCACCTGTAGAGAAAGCATTAGGCGATCGCGTCGCCGAAGAAGCCCATTCCCGAATGTGGCACATGAGATTAGTAGAAAGTTTTGTCGCAGTTTCCGGTAGTTATATCCGCGAAAAGCCCACAGCCGAAAGGTTTGCTGAGACAACTTTAATTTTGTGGAAAATGGTTGCTCGAATTAAAGGTGATAAACTTGGTCAGATGCCACAGTTAGGTAAACAACGGGTAAAAATTACCATTGGTGAGCCGATATCAGTATCAGAGCGTTACCCGGCGTATAAAGAAAATCGTTTAGCTGCAAAAAAAGCTGTTGCTGACTTAACCAATGATTTGCAGCAAGAGTTGGAAAATTTAATATAA
- the accB gene encoding acetyl-CoA carboxylase biotin carboxyl carrier protein, with protein sequence MPLEFNEIRQLLATIAQTDIAEVTLKSDDFELTVRKSSSRETPAAPNQIMEVGTSRVLETAVTTSSVQLSANPPSTIDKRLVEVPSPMVGTYYSAPAPGEAAFVKVGDRVRVGQTVCIIEAMKLMNEIEAEVSGQVMEILLQNGEPVEYGQALMRINPD encoded by the coding sequence GTGCCATTGGAATTTAATGAAATCCGCCAACTGCTGGCAACTATCGCCCAAACAGACATTGCTGAAGTAACGCTCAAAAGCGATGACTTTGAACTAACGGTACGTAAATCGAGTTCACGAGAAACCCCAGCAGCGCCAAATCAGATCATGGAGGTGGGAACAAGTCGCGTCTTGGAGACGGCTGTCACTACTTCTAGTGTGCAGTTGTCAGCAAATCCCCCATCAACCATTGATAAGAGATTAGTAGAAGTGCCTTCGCCGATGGTAGGAACGTATTATAGCGCTCCGGCACCAGGTGAAGCCGCTTTTGTGAAAGTGGGCGATCGCGTCCGTGTTGGTCAAACAGTTTGTATCATTGAAGCCATGAAGCTGATGAATGAAATTGAGGCTGAGGTATCTGGACAAGTCATGGAAATTCTCCTGCAAAATGGCGAACCTGTGGAATATGGCCAGGCTTTGATGCGAATTAACCCTGATTAA
- a CDS encoding XisH family protein: protein MAKDKFHDAVKNALVKEGWTITNDLLFISFGGVDLYVDLGAEKMLAAQKDNQKIAVEIKSFLGDSTISEFHQALGQLLNYRLILRRQEPERILYLAVPLDIYESFFKLEFTQIAIADYQLKIIVYNIEQEAISQWIN, encoded by the coding sequence ATGGCTAAAGACAAATTTCACGATGCTGTCAAAAATGCCTTAGTTAAAGAAGGTTGGACGATAACAAATGACCTCTTATTCATTTCATTTGGAGGAGTAGATTTATATGTAGACTTGGGTGCAGAAAAAATGCTTGCAGCCCAAAAGGATAATCAAAAAATAGCAGTTGAGATAAAAAGTTTTCTTGGTGATTCTACAATTTCTGAATTTCACCAAGCCCTTGGGCAATTGCTGAATTATCGTTTAATTTTACGGCGACAGGAACCAGAAAGAATTTTATATTTAGCCGTCCCCCTTGATATTTACGAAAGTTTTTTTAAGCTAGAATTTACACAAATTGCTATTGCAGATTATCAGTTAAAAATTATTGTCTATAATATTGAGCAGGAGGCAATATCTCAATGGATAAATTAG